The Thalassotalea sp. 273M-4 genome includes a region encoding these proteins:
- the rnc gene encoding ribonuclease III, translating to MSDIGYTFNDLSLLEQALTHRSAKGKNNERLEFLGDSILGYIIAHELFAMFPKASEGELTRMRSTLVRGVTLAEIGRSFDLGGCLILGPGELKSGGFRRDSILEDAIEAIIGAIFLDSDLPTTKALVLTWFKPRLSKINPNVSQKDPKTRLQEYLQGRKLPLPEYDVIKTTGQAHNQEFTICCKVHSLAEDVITTGTSRRKAEQAAAQQVLELLNV from the coding sequence ATGAGCGATATTGGCTACACCTTTAATGATCTGTCTTTACTTGAACAGGCACTGACGCATCGAAGTGCCAAAGGTAAAAATAATGAACGACTTGAGTTTCTTGGCGACTCTATCTTAGGTTACATCATTGCACATGAGTTGTTTGCGATGTTTCCCAAGGCGAGCGAAGGAGAACTTACCCGTATGCGCTCGACCTTAGTGCGCGGCGTAACGCTGGCCGAAATTGGCCGAAGTTTTGACTTAGGTGGCTGCTTAATTTTAGGACCGGGTGAACTTAAAAGCGGAGGTTTTCGCCGCGATTCTATTCTTGAAGACGCGATTGAAGCGATTATAGGGGCTATATTTTTAGACTCAGATTTACCCACTACCAAAGCATTAGTGTTGACCTGGTTTAAGCCAAGGTTGTCTAAAATTAACCCCAATGTAAGCCAAAAAGATCCAAAAACGCGTCTTCAAGAATACTTGCAAGGGCGTAAATTGCCGTTGCCAGAATACGACGTGATTAAAACCACCGGTCAAGCACATAACCAGGAATTTACTATTTGCTGTAAAGTCCATTCATTAGCCGAAGATGTGATCACCACAGGTACATCTCGACGCAAGGCTGAACAGGCCGCTGCGCAACAAGTTTTGGAGTTACTCAATGTCTGA
- a CDS encoding RluA family pseudouridine synthase yields the protein MSLSPDCFTLLKDIPSQITKPEKFTFPFCYQPHPLAELAVEQLQQHLLKQTKWTHNFGLDSAKNADGGKMFGVLVVEDKHGRLGFLSAFSGKLADSNLLPGFVPPVFDLFTLDGFFTQESARINRINDEIDLLEQSESLRNAYAQWDLVEQEYQQHLQCLQQQMSINKQQRKQQRQQQKDRLSGADYNDFLDKLSQQSISEKLALRDLKLHWQTQLDQAKGCVEQLNDEIEQLKKLRKKLSAKLQKKAFSYFRFLNIQGQEKDLNAIFTDPKTPVPPAGAGECAAPKLLQYAFIHGLQPVVMAEFWWGCSPKSQIRQHKKYYASCSTKCEPILAHMLEGIAMDENPLLQNPGAGKHLTMVYQDEHIVVVNKPEGLLSVPGKNINDSVYTRIREKFPCADGPLIVHRLDMSTSGLMVLALSSRANKDLQQQFVTRTVQKRYIALLNGLIQQDEGFIDLPLRQDIEDRPRQCVCYEYGKSAQTRYKVIARDNNQTRIHLYPKTGRTHQLRMHCAHVQGLNTAIVGDDLYGIKTNRLHLHAESIVFSHPVTKKEMSFTVKANF from the coding sequence ATGTCGTTAAGTCCTGATTGTTTTACCCTGTTAAAAGATATCCCTAGTCAGATAACCAAACCGGAAAAATTTACCTTTCCTTTTTGTTATCAACCCCACCCCTTAGCTGAACTTGCTGTAGAGCAGTTACAACAGCATTTATTAAAGCAAACCAAATGGACCCATAACTTTGGCTTAGATTCAGCCAAGAATGCAGACGGTGGTAAAATGTTTGGTGTTTTAGTGGTTGAAGATAAACACGGGAGATTGGGCTTTTTATCCGCGTTTTCTGGCAAACTAGCAGATAGCAACTTGTTACCAGGCTTTGTACCACCCGTTTTTGACTTGTTTACGTTAGATGGTTTTTTCACCCAAGAATCGGCTCGCATTAACCGCATCAATGATGAAATTGACCTATTAGAGCAAAGCGAAAGCTTGCGCAATGCTTATGCTCAGTGGGATTTGGTTGAGCAAGAATATCAACAACATTTACAATGTCTGCAACAACAAATGAGCATCAATAAGCAACAGCGTAAGCAGCAACGCCAGCAACAAAAAGACCGTTTATCTGGGGCTGATTATAACGACTTTCTGGATAAACTAAGCCAGCAAAGCATTTCAGAAAAGTTGGCATTACGAGATTTAAAACTGCATTGGCAGACCCAATTAGACCAAGCGAAAGGATGTGTTGAACAATTAAATGATGAGATTGAGCAATTAAAAAAGTTACGTAAAAAGCTTTCAGCTAAATTACAGAAAAAAGCCTTTTCGTATTTTCGCTTTTTAAATATTCAAGGCCAAGAAAAAGACTTAAATGCTATTTTTACCGATCCTAAAACCCCCGTTCCACCAGCAGGAGCAGGTGAATGTGCAGCGCCTAAGTTATTGCAGTACGCTTTTATCCATGGTTTACAACCTGTGGTGATGGCAGAGTTTTGGTGGGGCTGTTCGCCAAAATCGCAAATCCGCCAACACAAAAAATATTATGCCTCGTGTAGCACCAAATGTGAGCCTATTTTGGCTCATATGTTAGAAGGCATTGCTATGGATGAGAACCCTTTATTGCAAAATCCTGGTGCCGGTAAACATTTAACTATGGTGTATCAAGATGAACACATCGTGGTGGTGAATAAACCAGAAGGTCTATTATCGGTACCTGGTAAAAATATCAACGACTCAGTCTATACTCGGATCCGTGAGAAATTTCCCTGCGCCGATGGCCCATTAATCGTTCATCGCCTTGATATGTCAACCTCGGGCTTAATGGTATTGGCCTTGAGTTCACGGGCCAATAAAGATTTGCAACAACAATTTGTTACTCGAACAGTGCAAAAACGCTATATCGCCCTACTAAATGGGCTTATACAACAAGATGAAGGCTTTATCGATTTACCTTTGCGTCAAGATATCGAAGATAGACCAAGACAATGCGTGTGTTATGAATACGGCAAATCAGCCCAAACTCGTTATAAAGTGATTGCCAGAGATAACAACCAAACTCGGATACATTTATACCCTAAAACGGGACGTACTCATCAGCTACGAATGCATTGTGCTCATGTGCAAGGTTTAAATACGGCCATTGTGGGTGACGATTTATATGGCATAAAAACCAATCGATTACACTTACATGCCGAGTCTATTGTATTCAGTCATCCGGTAACCAAAAAAGAAATGAGTTTTACCGTGAAAGCAAACTTTTAA
- the lepB gene encoding signal peptidase I, which produces MAAYFSIFLVIITLITGVVWLLDKFVYAPKRQLALLHTQQQCAQPLDEEAVAKIVQPNPLVDTSVQVFPVIAFVLILRSFLWEPFQIPSGSMMPTLLDGDFILVNKFNYGLREPVARHKFWEIGHPERGDVVVFKYPVQPEIDYIKRVVGVPGDRVIYRNKTLYIQPQCTDTSKPCPNMERVVTDFKAVGEYQQLDMPLTRYQSNMPGKTHEVLVNNNTMPQTPRFYNQRGFQKGEWLVPEGQYFVMGDNRDNSLDSRYWGFVPEQNLVGEAVAIWMSFEFDRAKDSWLPGWIPSGLRFERIGGIN; this is translated from the coding sequence GCGGCATATTTTTCAATATTTTTGGTGATAATTACTTTAATAACCGGGGTCGTATGGTTATTAGATAAATTTGTTTATGCACCAAAACGGCAATTGGCGTTGTTACATACACAACAACAATGCGCTCAGCCACTGGACGAAGAAGCCGTTGCAAAGATTGTTCAACCAAACCCGTTGGTTGATACCTCGGTGCAAGTGTTTCCGGTTATTGCCTTTGTTCTAATCTTGCGTTCATTTTTATGGGAACCGTTTCAAATACCATCAGGTTCGATGATGCCAACCTTACTTGATGGCGATTTTATTTTGGTCAATAAGTTTAATTACGGCTTAAGAGAACCTGTTGCTCGCCATAAATTTTGGGAAATAGGGCATCCAGAACGCGGTGATGTCGTGGTGTTTAAATATCCGGTGCAACCGGAAATTGACTACATTAAGCGTGTTGTAGGGGTACCTGGAGATCGGGTGATTTATCGAAATAAAACCTTATACATTCAGCCTCAGTGTACCGATACCAGCAAGCCGTGTCCAAACATGGAACGAGTGGTAACCGATTTTAAGGCGGTAGGCGAATACCAACAATTGGATATGCCATTAACTCGCTATCAGTCTAATATGCCGGGCAAAACACATGAAGTTTTGGTGAATAACAATACCATGCCACAAACACCACGATTTTATAACCAGCGAGGCTTTCAAAAAGGCGAATGGCTAGTACCCGAAGGGCAGTATTTTGTCATGGGCGATAATCGCGACAACTCGCTTGACTCTCGTTACTGGGGTTTCGTGCCGGAACAAAACCTAGTTGGTGAAGCGGTAGCGATATGGATGAGTTTTGAATTTGACAGAGCAAAAGACAGTTGGCTACCTGGCTGGATCCCTTCAGGACTTCGTTTTGAGCGTATTGGTGGGATTAACTAA
- the era gene encoding GTPase Era → MSEQTKHCGLVALVGRPNVGKSTLLNALLGQKVSITSRKPQTTRHRILGILTEGQSQAILVDTPGLHSEEKRAINRLMNRAASSSIAEVELIIFLVEGTHWTEDDELVLKKIKQSGCPAVLAVNKVDNVQDKEALLPHLQKIAEKHDFQEIIPISAMKGDKVDRIREICLQNLPESDFWFPEDYITDRSSRFMASEILREKLIRFTGDELPYSTTVEIEQFKSDQKGILHINALILVERNSQKRMVIGNKGERLKTIGREARRDMEELFERQVFLETWVKVKSGWADDERALRSLGYGDDYSG, encoded by the coding sequence ATGTCTGAGCAAACTAAACACTGTGGCCTTGTCGCCCTCGTTGGTCGTCCTAATGTTGGCAAGTCGACTTTATTGAATGCGCTTTTGGGGCAAAAGGTTAGTATTACCTCGCGTAAACCACAAACCACTCGTCACCGTATTCTAGGTATCTTAACGGAAGGTCAAAGCCAAGCCATATTGGTGGATACCCCAGGGTTACACTCAGAAGAGAAACGCGCCATTAATCGACTCATGAATCGAGCGGCCAGCAGTTCTATTGCCGAAGTTGAGTTAATTATCTTTTTAGTTGAAGGCACACATTGGACTGAAGACGACGAACTGGTATTGAAAAAAATCAAACAAAGTGGTTGTCCTGCCGTTTTAGCGGTAAATAAGGTCGACAACGTTCAAGATAAAGAAGCATTATTACCGCACTTGCAAAAAATTGCCGAAAAACACGACTTTCAGGAAATTATTCCTATCAGTGCGATGAAAGGCGATAAAGTCGATAGAATTCGCGAAATTTGTTTGCAGAACTTACCAGAGAGTGACTTTTGGTTCCCTGAAGATTACATCACAGACCGTTCATCGCGTTTTATGGCTTCTGAAATCCTTCGTGAAAAACTTATTCGCTTTACCGGTGATGAATTGCCATATTCAACAACGGTTGAAATAGAACAGTTTAAATCCGATCAGAAGGGTATTTTACACATTAATGCCTTGATATTGGTTGAACGAAACAGCCAAAAACGTATGGTCATCGGCAACAAAGGCGAACGGTTAAAAACCATTGGTAGAGAAGCCCGACGAGACATGGAAGAGTTGTTTGAGCGCCAAGTGTTTTTGGAAACTTGGGTAAAAGTGAAATCCGGCTGGGCTGATGATGAGCGCGCCTTGCGCAGCCTAGGCTATGGGGATGACTATTCCGGCTGA
- the pdxJ gene encoding pyridoxine 5'-phosphate synthase, giving the protein MKDIYLGVNVDHIATLRQARGTTFPDPAHAASVAEHAGAEGITIHLREDRRHINDRDVYVMAKTIQTRMNLEMAVTEEMINIALDVKPAFCCLVPEKREELTTEGGLDVLSQQDKITEAVSRLAEKGIQVSLFIDADLKQIEAAKATGAPFIEIHTGHYAEAKSEQQQHDELARIKGAAEYATSIGLQVNAGHGLNYFNVKPVAAIKEIIELNIGHAIIARAAIDGLEKAVRDMKRLMIEARMA; this is encoded by the coding sequence ATGAAAGATATTTATTTGGGTGTGAACGTTGATCACATTGCAACCTTACGACAAGCCCGCGGCACCACGTTTCCAGATCCTGCTCATGCTGCCAGTGTTGCTGAGCATGCAGGTGCTGAGGGCATAACCATTCATTTACGTGAAGATCGCCGACACATTAACGACCGCGACGTATATGTTATGGCCAAAACCATTCAAACACGAATGAATCTAGAAATGGCTGTCACGGAAGAAATGATTAATATCGCTCTCGATGTAAAGCCCGCTTTTTGTTGTTTAGTGCCAGAAAAACGTGAAGAACTTACCACCGAAGGTGGTCTTGATGTGTTATCACAACAAGATAAAATCACCGAAGCTGTAAGCCGTCTGGCCGAAAAGGGTATTCAAGTAAGCTTATTTATTGACGCTGACTTAAAACAGATTGAGGCGGCTAAAGCAACGGGGGCGCCATTTATTGAAATTCATACTGGGCATTATGCCGAGGCAAAATCGGAACAGCAGCAACACGATGAATTAGCGCGCATTAAAGGCGCTGCCGAATACGCTACAAGCATTGGTTTACAAGTTAATGCCGGTCATGGTTTAAATTATTTTAACGTGAAGCCCGTTGCCGCAATTAAAGAAATCATCGAACTTAACATCGGCCATGCGATTATCGCAAGAGCTGCCATTGATGGCTTAGAAAAAGCGGTTCGCGATATGAAGCGCCTGATGATCGAAGCTCGTATGGCTTAA
- the acpS gene encoding holo-ACP synthase codes for MSVVGIGNDILQVKRIANMAEQARERLAKRVLTPDEYQRYCDINQPERFLAKRWAAKEAAAKALGRGIADGISFQHIEIRSLCTGQPTLHFSDRALAVAQELGANHWHISLSDEQEYAVAFVVLSR; via the coding sequence ATGTCCGTCGTAGGTATCGGCAATGATATATTGCAAGTTAAGCGCATTGCCAATATGGCTGAGCAGGCACGCGAGCGCTTGGCGAAGCGAGTCTTAACACCCGATGAGTACCAACGTTATTGTGACATAAACCAACCAGAGCGCTTTCTTGCCAAGCGTTGGGCTGCCAAAGAGGCCGCAGCAAAAGCCCTAGGACGAGGTATTGCTGATGGCATTTCATTTCAACACATTGAAATCCGTTCTTTATGTACAGGTCAACCGACCCTACACTTTAGCGATAGGGCGTTGGCCGTGGCCCAGGAACTTGGTGCGAACCATTGGCATATAAGCTTATCTGATGAGCAAGAATATGCCGTAGCTTTTGTCGTTCTGTCGCGCTAA
- the recO gene encoding DNA repair protein RecO, giving the protein MKLAQVHLQQAYLLHSRPYRDSSLLVNLLSEEFGHISAVVYVGKGKSSAKKGQLQPFARLTVELKGKHTLKTLSRIEFAQKSLTLQGHHLYSGFYLNELMVRLLPENIPCESLFTLYHQTLNKLSQADAIEPLLRRFEMTLLQELGLSLDFSVLSVPRTEPTVAEEIQFAKAMVDKWHYIPEEGFIPAQIGIQYPLYDGEHLRQIGCDNFHAKDILLTCKLLMRQVLQMYLGNKPLHSRKLFNRKISL; this is encoded by the coding sequence ATGAAATTAGCGCAAGTTCATTTACAGCAAGCTTACTTACTGCATTCGAGACCGTATCGCGACAGTAGCTTGCTGGTTAATTTACTCAGTGAAGAGTTTGGCCATATCAGTGCTGTGGTCTATGTTGGCAAAGGAAAGTCTTCGGCTAAAAAAGGCCAGTTGCAACCGTTTGCGCGTTTAACCGTTGAGCTTAAAGGTAAGCATACTTTAAAAACCCTATCTCGTATTGAATTTGCCCAAAAAAGCTTAACTCTGCAAGGTCATCACTTATACAGTGGCTTTTACTTAAATGAATTAATGGTGCGGTTACTGCCAGAAAACATTCCTTGTGAATCGTTATTTACCTTGTACCATCAGACCTTGAATAAGCTCAGTCAAGCCGATGCTATAGAACCTTTGCTTCGCCGCTTTGAAATGACCTTATTACAAGAGTTGGGCTTATCTTTAGATTTTTCCGTATTGTCTGTACCAAGAACTGAGCCGACGGTTGCTGAGGAAATTCAATTTGCTAAAGCGATGGTGGATAAATGGCATTACATCCCAGAAGAAGGCTTTATACCGGCTCAAATCGGGATCCAATATCCGCTGTATGATGGTGAACATTTGCGCCAGATTGGGTGTGATAATTTTCATGCCAAAGACATACTACTAACCTGTAAACTATTGATGAGACAGGTCTTACAAATGTATTTAGGCAATAAGCCTTTACACAGTCGAAAGTTATTTAACCGCAAAATATCGCTCTGA